Within the Longimicrobium sp. genome, the region CGCCGTGGCCGTGGCCGCGCCGCCGCGCTGCAGCCAGGGCGCCAGCCAGCTGTTGACCTCGGGCGGGAGGTGGCCCAGCGGGTCGCCGCCGGCCAGGTGCACCCACACCGCCGGGTCCTCCTCCATCGGCGGGTCGGGGATCAGCAGCAGCCGGTCGCCCTGCTCCACCTCGCGCACGTGCGCCGCCCGGTCGCCGAAGACGGTGCCGTGCACCGTGCTGCGGAAGACCGGCGGCTTCGCTTCAGGGAACTGTGGGATCATTCGGGACCTCGGGCGGGAAGTCTGCGGTTCACCCCCGAATGTATCATCGCGTACACGGCGGCTCAAGCCTTTCGTAACCGATTGTATCGATTGCAGATAGTTTGTCGCCGAGCCCGCTTCGGCGGCGTCCCGCGGAGGGAGCGGAGATGACGGAGACGGCCATCTACCTGGATTACGCGGCCTCGGCGCCGCTGCGCCCCGAGGCGCGCGAGGCCATGCTCTCCTTCCTCGACGGCCGCTGGGGGAACCCGTCCAGCATCCACCGCTTCGGGCGCGAGGCGCGCGCGGCGCTCGAGGATGCCCGCGCGCGCCTGGCGCGCGTGATCGGCGCCTCGCCGGCGGAGATCGTGTTCACCCGCGCGGGGACCGAGGCGGACGATCTGGCCATCCTCGGCCGAGCGCGGATGGTCCCCGGCGCGCCGGTCGCCGTCTCCGCCATCGAACACAAGGCGGTGCTGGCCAGCGCGCACGCCGCCGAGGCCGAGGGCGCGCCGCTCGTCCTCCTCCCCGTGGACGGCGACGGCGTGGTGCGGATGGACGCGGTCGACGCGGCGCTCGAACGGAAGCTCGCCGTCGTCTCCGTGATGTGGGCGAACAACGAGACCGGCGCGCTGCAGCCCGTCGCGGAGATCGCAGCGAGATGCCGCGCGGCCGGCGCCGTCTTCCACTCCGACGCGGTGCAGGCGCTGGGGAAGGTGCCCGTGCGCGTGGACGAGGTCCCCGCCGACCTGGTCGCGTTCAGCGCGCACAAGCTGGGCGGGCCCAAGGGGATCGGCGCGCTGTTCGTGCGCCGGGGAACGCAGCTGCGGCCGCTCCTCTTCGGCGGCGGCCAGGAGCGGGGGCTGAGGCCGGGAACGGAGGACGTCGCGGGCGCGGCCGGATTCGCCGCCGCAGCCGAGGCGGCGGAAGCGGTGCGCGAGGCGGAGATGGCGCGCATCGCCGCGCTGCGCGATAGGCTGGAGGAGGGGCTGCGCGCGCGCGTCCCCGGCCTCGCCGTGAACGCCGCCGGGGCGCCGCGCCTGCCGACGGTGAGCAACGTCTCCGTTCCCGGTGCCGACCCCGAGGCGCTGCTGGTGTCGCTGGACCTGCAGGGGATCGCCGTCTCCAGCGGCTCGGCGTGCGCGAGCGGCGCGGTGGAGCCGAGCCACGTCCTCACCGCGATGGAGATCCCCGCCGCGCTGGCCGGCCCGTCCGTGCGCTTCTCCCTCGGCTGGGGGACGACGGACGCGGAGATCGATCGCGTCCTCGACGTCTTCCCCGCGATCGCCGAGCGCGTGCGGTCGACGAACGGCTGATCGCCATCCCACTCCCATCTCCTTTATCCCCCCACCTCGCGAGGACCTGATGGCACGCAGCGCCGCGGCGACCGTGGACGAATACCTGGCCGAGCTCCCCGAGGACCGCCGCGCGGCGATCTCCGCCGTGCGCGACGTGATCGTGCGCAGCCTGCCGGAGGGATACGCCGAGGGAATGGGGTACGGGATGATCGGCTACACGGTGCCGCTGGAGCGGTATCCGCACACCTACAACCGCCAGCCGCTGGTGCTCGCGGGGCTGGCGGCGCAGAAGAACTACTACGCGCTGTACCTGATGTGCGCGTACGAGGGAAGCGAGCACGGGCGCGCCCTCCGCGACGCGTTCCGGGCGGCGGGGAAGAAGCTGGACATGGGCAAGTCGTGCATTCGCTTCCGCTCGCTCGACGACCTGCCGCTGGAGGCCATCGGCCGCATCATCGCGTCGCTGCCGCCGGACGAGTACATCCGCTGGTACGAGGCGGCGCGGCAGCGGGCGTGAGATCGGAACAACCCCGTGCCGCCGCGCCTTGCCGGGTGCGGACGCGGTGACTAGATCGTAGAAAGCGCCGCCGTACGTCTCCTCGCCGTCGCATTCCCCGCCTTCCACGCTGCACCGGATGACGAAGATCCGAGCCCTGGCCCTGCTGTCCGCCCTCGCTGGCGCGGCCGCCCCGCTGCACGCGCAGGCGCGCGCCGGGCACCTGCTGGTGGCCGCCGCGCCCGACGGCACCGCGCTGACGCTGGACTCGGCCAGCATCGGCCGCATCGGCGAGTCAGCGTACTTCGTCACCGCGGTGTACCAGTATTCGCCCGAGCTCGCGCGGCAGTACGGCTTCGACCGGCTGCTGGAGGACGAGGAGCTGGACTGCGCCGCACTGCGCGTGCGCAACAGCAGGAAGCGCGCGTTCGCCGGCGACACCGCGCTGCGGACGGTCGACCTCGAAAACACGAGCCGCGCGGACTGGGCCCCCGTGAGCGACGCCGAGGGCCCGCTGGTGCAGGCCATCTGCGCGAAGCTCGTCGGCTCGTTCGCGGCGGCGCTCCCGGTGACGCTCGACCTGCGGGACGCGGAGACGATGCCCGTGCTCACGAACCGCTCGGAAGTGGTGACCGCGCTCCAGCACAACTATCCCGCGCTGCTGCGCGACGCGGGGGTCACGGGATCGGTGGTGATTCGCATCCGGATCACCGGCGAGGGCCGCGTCGACTCCAGTGCGGTGCGGGTGGAATCGGCCACGCACGACGCGTTCGGCGCCGCGGCCGCGCACGTCGCGCAGGCCATGCGCTTCCGCCCGGCGCTCCTGCACGGCCAGCCCGTGCCCGTCTGGGCGACGCTCCCGGTCACCTTCGGGCTCGCCGACAGCAGCCCCGGGGACTTCGAGCGGCAGCCGGACCGGCCGGTGCAGCGGGGCTTCCCTCGCCCGCGCACCTCCACCGGCATCTGCACGCAGCCGCCGCCCCTGTGCTCGCCGTGATATCGCCGTCGCGAGCGAGGAACGTCGCCGCCGCGGCTGATATCGGATCGCTCTACATCTCGACCCTTCGCACTTTCCGTATCCCGAGATGAAGTCACTCGCCGTACCGATCCTGGTCGCGCTCGCCTGCGCCGCAACACCGCTCCGGGCGCAGGACGTGGTCCCGGGCACGCTGATCCCCGTCGCGCGCACGCCGGACGGGATCGTGCTGTCGCTGGATTCGGCCAGCATCGCGCGCACCGGCGACTCGACCTTCTATGCGACCGCCGTCTACGAGTTTCCCCCCGAGGTGGCGGCGCGCGCGGGCGTGGACCGGCGGTTCGAGACGCAGGAGACGGACTGCGCCGAGAGCCGCTACCGCGGCCGCGCCGTCACCTTCATGAAGGGCGACCTCCCGGTCGACGTCGAGGAGGGCGACACCACCGGGCGCGCCGAGTGGCGGCCGGTGGACATGGTCGACCTGCCCATCCACCGCGTCCTCTGCGCCAGGCTGCTCGGCTCGTTCGCGGCGCTGCCGGTGACGACGGAGATCTGGAGCGTGGAGCAGCAGCCCGAGCTGGTCAACCGCGACGCGGTGGCGCGCAGCATCGCGCGCGAGTTCCCGCCGCGCCTGCGCGACGCGGGGACGTCGGGGAACGCGATCCTGCGCTTCCGCATCGACGCCGAGGGGCGCGTGGACACCGCGTCGATGCGCGTGCTGCGCGCCACCCTCGCCGAGTTCGGCGAGGCGGCCCGGCGCGTGGCGCTGCGGATGCGCTTCCGCCCGGCGCGGCTGCGCGGCGAGCCCGTGGCCGTGTGGGTGACGCTGCCGGTGACGTTCCAGCTGATGCGCGGCTCGCCATAGCATCGCGGGACCATCATCCCATCACGACGGCAAACGCGCCGGACGGATCTCTGCGTGCGCGAGCCGGGGCGCGAGCTCGGGGCATCCAGCCGACCTGTGATCCCCGCGCCGTGCCGCACCGATCGTGCGGTTCGGGGTATCACTGCCCGTCGATCGGCGGTAAACCGGACAGCGGTGGAATGATGGAGAAGAAGACGGTCCTCGTCGCCATGTCGGGCGGCGTGGACAGCTCGGTCGCGGCGGCGCTGCTGGTGGAACAGGGCCACACCGTGATCGGGGTGACCATGAAGACGTTCTGCTACCAGGAGGCGGAGGCCGAGCTCACCGGCCCCACGCGTTCCTGCTGCGGGCTGGACGGCATCATGGACGCGAAGAGGGTGGCCGACCGGCTGGGGATCGCGCACTACGTGTTCGACGTGGAGCGCGAGTTCACCCGCGACGTGATCGACGACTTCGTGGGCGAGTACGCGGCCGGGCGCACGCCGAACCCCTGCGTGCGCTGCAACGGCAACACCAAGTTCCGCGACCTGCTGCGCCGCGGGAAGATGCTCGGCTGCGACGCCATCGCCACCGGCCACTACGCGCGCATGGGGACGGACGCCGCCGGCCGCCCCGTGCTGCTGCGCGGCGTGGACGCCAACAAGGACCAGAGCTACTTCCTCTGGGCGCTCCCCCCCGAGCTCCTGCAGCAGCTGATGTTCCCGCTGGGCGAGCTCACCAAGCCGCAGGTGCGCGAGATCGCCCGCCGGCTGGGGCTGGTGACGGCCGACAAGCCGGAGAGCATGGAGATCTGCTTCGTCCCCGACGGCAACTATCCGCGCTTCCTGGAGAAGCGGCTGGGGAGGGAGCACGCCGCGCTCTCCGCCGGCGCGCTGGTGACCACGCGGGGCGAGGTGGTCGGCGAGCACGACGGCTACGCGCGCTACACGGTGGGCCAGCGCCGGGGACTGGGCGGCGGCCGCTCGCTGCCGCTGTACGTGCTGGGCACCCGCCCCGAGCGCCGCGAAGTGGTCGTCGGCACGATGGACGAGCTGCACCGTCCCGAGGTGACCATCGGCGAGCTGAGCTGGCTCGCCGCGCCGCCGGCCGTCGGCGACGCCGTGCAGGTGCAGATCCGCCACCGCGCCCCCTCCGTCGACGCGATTGTGACGTCGATCGACGGGGATTCGATCACCCTGCGCTTCGCGAAGCCGCAGCGCGCCGTCTCCCCCGGCCAGAGCGCGGTGATGTTCGGCGGCGAGGTGGTGCTGGGCGGCGGGCGGATCGCCGCGCCCCAAGCCGCGTGACGGGCCATTCTCGCCGGACCCGCCTCCGTGCGCCCCATGAGCTCCAGCTCAGTTCAAGTAGGAGAGGATGAACTTCATCTTCTTCACGAAGTAGCTGTCTCCGCCGCCGTGATAGATGAACGTGCTCATGCACGCCCTGAGGAAGAGTGCGTCCCCCAGCGAGCAGGCGAAGCCCCCGAGGTTGATCTGCACGGACAGATGACCGTTGTGCGTGATCAGCTTGTGGACCGCGTCGTGGCCGTCTTTGGTGGGGGTGAACCGGGTCAGGTCCCTCACCCAGTGCTTCACCAGGTTCAGGTCCGAGGGGGGAACCGCGGCCAGGATCTCCTGCGTGAATAACACGTAGATGTTCAGCAGCGAGTGGTAATTGCTGGAAACCAGGCCGGTCTGGCTGGCGACCGCGGCGAACTCCTGGATGCGCGGGTGGCTCAGGATTTCGTATATCCTGGGGGCGATCGCCCCGTCGGCGCGCGCGACGCTGTTCCAACGCTTGTTGACCTGCGACGCCGCTACGAGGCTCTTGATGTCGAGATAGCCGAGGACCAGGTCGAGGATTTCCGGCGGAAGGATGATGTCGGGCACCTCGTCCACCTGGGTTTCTGCAACCATCATGGTATCCATGATTCCTCCTCGTTTTTGGTGGGGGTGACAAGAATCGACGGCAGGATTGTGAACGGCCTTCGCACCATAGCGTGGCGCGCAGGAAAGCTCAACCTTCTCGTCGTACGGAGGGCGGCACGCGGCTTCGGCGCATCGGATCGGACGGCACGGCCCGGTTTCCCGCGGGGGAGACCGGGCCGTTTCGCGTTCCGGCGATTGTGATCGGCGGCTCCGCGGCGAATATTGGTGCCGCACGGCCACGACCGGCGCGCGCGAGGGATCGTGGGCGAGCGCCTGGCATGCGGCCGCGACGCGGGGATCTCGAGCCCGGTGCGAACCGGCTGCCTCGCGGCACACGAGGCCGCGGAGCCGAAGGAGCGCCCGACCGGCGCGCCCGCTCCCGGAGGGCTCTCCGCGATTGAGCCCGCTTCATCCCCGCACCCCCTCGGCTCCCACTCTCATCGACCACCCGATGAACCACAAACGCAATCTCCTGATGTACCTGGTCGGCGGGGCATCGCTCGTGGTGCTGACCGCCGGGCTGAAGGCCGTGTCCGGCCTGCTGAACCCCATGCTGATGGCCGGCTTCCTCGCGCTGCTGCTGCAGCCGTTCGTGCGCCGGCTGCAGAAGCTGGGCGTGGCCGGCGGCGGCGCGGTGGCGCTGGTGGTGTTCGCCCTGGTGCTCGCCGGCCTCTCGCTCGTCGGGTTCGTGGGGATCTCGCTGCGGCAGGTGGCCTCCGAGATCCCCACCTACCGCACGCAACTGGAGGGGATCGCGGCCTCGGTCACGCAGATGGCGGCGGCGCGCGGGTTCGACGCGGCGGCGTACGTCAACAGCGCGCTCAGCGGGCCGCAGGTGGGGCGCGCCGTGCTGAACGTGATGGGCGAGGTGGCGTCGGCGTTCGGCAACATGGTGCTGACGCTCTTCATCTTCGCCTTCATGCTGGGCGGCATGTGGGAGATGGAGCGCCGCGCCAGCAAGCGCGCCCGCGACCACAGCCCCATGGCCGCGCGCTTCCTGGCGTTCTCGGAGACGCTGCGCGGCTACATCGGCGTGCGCGCGGCGCTGGGGCTGGTGGCCGCGGTGCTCGACTACATCGTGCTGGTGATCCTGGGGGTGGAGCACGCGCTGCTGTGGGGCGTGCTGTCGTTCATCCTGAGCTTCGTGCCGAACATCGGGTTCACGCTGTCGATGCTGCCGCCCACGCTGCTGGCGCTGCTGGAAGGGGGATGGGTGCGCGCGCTGATCGTGCTCGTCGCCTACAACGTGATCAACACGGTGATCGACAACGTCATCGGCCCGCGCTTCGTGGGGAAGCAGATGCAGATCTCGGCGCTGGTCAGCTTCCTGTCGGTGATCTTCTGGGCTTGGGTGCTGGGCCCCACGGGCGCGATCCTGGCCGTGCCGCTCACCGTGCTCCTCCGCGACCTGGTCGAGGCCCCCGCGGAATCGCAGCTCGTCGTCACTCCGGTGGATTGAACCACGAGGCTCACGCGGAGACGCGGAGGCGCGGAGAACTGATCGCGGCGGTGAGTTCTCCGCGTCTCCGCGCCTCCGCGTGAGAACAGGAAAGCCGGAGCCCCGCGGCGCGATCGAGGACGCGCCGCGGGGCTCGTTTGCGTGGGTGATGGGGATTACTCGAGCTCTTTCGAGCCGCGCAGCATCTCCCTCAGCTTCTTCTCGTCGAACGTGACGACCTGCTCCTCGGCGTCGGCTTCGTCGCCGGGGCGCTCGACGTAGCGCGGCGGACGATTGGGGTCCGAGAGGCAGTTGAACACGATCCGCGGCCGGATCGCCAGCCCGAAGTTGCCGCTGGAGGCGAACGCCTCCCACGTCAGCAGGTTCTCGTCCGTGAAGGTATGGCTCATCTCCGTACGTTCCTCGTCCCCTGTCCCGTCTCTCCCGCACCGCCGACGCGCTTCGCCAACTCCGTGCCGTACGCGGTGATAGATCCTTCGGCCTGCCGTCCACGGTGCCGACGCGACTCCAGTCTGGCCGGCCTCAGGATGACGTCGGGTCGGCGCCCGACTCAGCACTCAGCACTTCAGTGCCGCAGTCCGGCGTTCGACGCGAACTCCTCGAACTGCTTCCGCTGCTCGTCGCTCAGCTCCTCGGGAACGGTGACCTCGACGCGCACGTACTGGTCGCCGCGGCGGCCGCCCTTCTCCACGCCCTGGCCCTTGATGCGGAAGCGCGTTCCGCTCTGCGTGCCCTCGGGGATGCGCAGCACCACGCCCTTCCCGTCGACGGTGCGCACCTTGATCTTCGAGCCGAGCACCGCCTGCGCCACGTTGATGGGCACGTTCACGTTCAGGTCCAGCCCCTCGCGCTGGAAGAACTTGTCGGGCGTCACGCGCACGTTGATCAGCAGGTCGCCCGCCTGGCCGCCGCCCGCGCCCTTCTCGCCCTGCCCCGCGATCCGCACCTTCGAGCCGTTGTCGACGCCGGCGGGGATGGAGACGTTGACCGTCTTCTGCTCGCGCACCTGGCCCTGGCCGTGGCAGTTCTCGCAGGGCTCCTGCGGCACCTTCCCGCGCCCGTAGCAGTTGGGGCACGGCCGGGTGACGCCGAAGCCGCCCTGCCCGAAGGTGATGGTCCCCGCGCCCTTGCACTCGGGGCAGGTGATGATCTGCGTCCCCGGCTTGGCCCCCGTCCCCCCGCAGACGGGGCAGTCCTCCGTCACCGGCAGGGTCACGGTCACGGTGCCGCCGCGCGCCGCCACCTTGAACGGGATCTCGACCTGGTACTCGATGGTCTCGCCGCGCGTGGGGCCGCCAGGACGCCCGGGGGCGCCCCCGCCGCGGCCACGCTTCCCGAAGTCGAAGATCGAGCCGAAGATGTCGCCCAGGCCGCCGCCCAGGTCCAGGTCCTCGAAGCTGAAGCTGCCGCCGCCCGCCGCGCCGCCGGGGCGCGCCCCGCCCGGCCGGTAGCCGCCCAGTCCGCCGAACGCGCCGAGCTTGCGCATCTGGTCGTACTGCTTGCGCTTGCCCTCGTCGCTGAGGACCGCGTACGCCTCGGAGATCTCCTTGAACTTCTCGGCCGCCGAGGCGTTGTCGGGGTTGGCGTCGGGGTGGTACTGCTTGGCCAGCTTGCGGTACGCCTTCTTGATCTCGTCGGCGTTGGCGTTCTCGGGAACGCCCAGCACGCGGTAGAAGTCCTTCGTTGGTGTCGCCATGGTCTAGCCGAAAGTCGAAAGCGCGCGCGAAGGATCGTCCGCCGCGTGGATCGTGTCACCCGTGCTTCTTGACCACCACCTGGGCCGGGCGCACCAGCACGCCCTTGAAGCGGTAGCCCTTGCGATACACCTGCCCCACCGTGTCGTCCTCGTCGGCGCTCCCGGCGGGCATGGTGGTCAGCGCCTCGTGCTGCGTGGGATCGAACGGCTTCCCGGCCGCCTCGATCTCCTCCAGCCCGGCGGCCTCCAGCGCGCGCAGGAACTTCTTCTCCACCATCTCCGCCCCCTCGTGCAGCGACTGGGCGGGGGTGGTGGCCGGGTCGAAGTCGGCGATGCGCTGCAGGTCGTCGAGCGGCTCCAGCAGCCGCTCGGCCAGCTGCGCCTGGGCGCGCACCCAGCTCTCGGCGCGCTCGCGCTCCACGCGCTTGCGGTAGTTCTCGAACTCGGCCGCCAGCCGCAGGTGCCGGTCCTTCACGGCCTGCAACTCGGCCGCGGGGTCCGCCGCCGGCTGCGTCTCCGCCTGCGGCTCGGCCGCGGTCGCCCGGGTCTCGTCGGCGATCTCCGCCGCGGGGCCGTCGCCGGGCGCGGCGTGGCCGTTGGCCTTGCCGTTCGGCTTCTCGCCGCCGTCCGCGTGGTGCGCGCCGTGGCCGCGATGCCTGTGGTGATGCTTGTGGTCCGCCATCCGAATGTCCGCGGTCAGAAGGACAATGCCGTGAGGTTCACCCGCACCTACCCGGGGCCGGGTGAGCCGTTGATTCTAAGTCCGCCGTCAAGGCAAACACCGGTTTAGCAAGCCCGGTGCCCCGTTTTCGTGCCGCTTTGGCAGATTTCGAGAGGCCTGAACCCGCGTGGCGGCAGTCGCGCTCGAACTGCGGGTCTCACGCGGAGACGCGGAGGCGCGGAGAACTCACCGCCGCATCGCTTTCCTCCGCGTCTCCGCGGCTCCGCGTGAGATTCTCGACATCGGTCCCGACGCAGAACGGAGATCACCGCGTGGAAGATTCAATCCCCCGAAGTATCAGGATCTCCCTGATCTTCCCGATCCCCCGCCCCCTCCATCCGCGCCTCCATCCACGCGAGAAGGTCGGAGATGGGACGGTCGCGCTCGAGCTCGTTCAGCGACTCGTGGTGGAAGCCGGGATACTGCTTCACCGTCACGTCCCCACGCAGCCCCTCGGCGAAGCGCAGCGTGGCCTCCTCGCGCACGATGGTGTCCGCGCCGGGAACGATGAACAGCGTGGGCAGGGCGATGCGGTCGCGCTCGGCGAAGGCGTCGCGCATCGCCCGCACCATCTCCATGTACAGCCGCGGGGTGATCCTGTCATGCACGCGTGGGTCGTCGCGGTACGCGCGGACGTACGCGGAGTCGTGCGTCAGCTCCGCGGGGTCGACCTCGTTGGAGATGGGGACCCAGGGGAGATACTTCGACAGCACGCCGGAGAGCGCCGTCTTCCACCGCGCCGCCTCCTTCGCGATCCCCAGCAGCGGCGCGGAGAGGACGGCCCCGCGCAGCGGCACCGCCGGCGGAGACTCGAGCCAGCGGATGGCGATCAATCCCCCCAGCGAGTGGCCGAGGAGGAAGAGCGGGACCTCGGCCGGCGCCACCTCCGCGAGACGCCGCGCGAAGGCGTCGAAGTCCTCCGTCAGCGCCTCCCACCGCGGCGTGTGGCCGCGAATCCCCCCCGACCGCCCGTGCCCGCGGTGGTCGAGCGCGTGCACCTCGATCCCCCTTGGAGCGAGATCCCGCGCCAGCGCGGCGTAGCGGCCCGCGTGCTCGCCCAGGCCGTGGCTCAGCAGCACCACGGCGCGCGGGCGCTCGACCGGCCAGGAGAGGGAGTGGAGGAGGACGCCGTCCGCGGCGCGGAAGGTGGCCGAGGCGTCGGGCGGCGGAAGGAGGCCGTCGCTCACGCGCGGCTCAGGGCGCCGCCTTCCGCTGCAGCTCGAGCGTGCGGAAGGACTTGAGGTAGACGGCCAGCGACCAGACGGTGAGGATGACGGCGATGGAGAGCGAGACGATCACGAAGATGCGGTGGAAGGGGATCCAGAAGCCGTTCCAGAACCGCGTGTCCCACCCGAACTCGCGCGACGCCGACCAGAGCGCGTACCAGAAGATGATCGCGCCGGTGGCGATGTTCTGGAACACCGCCTTCAGCTTCCCCGCGCGCCCCGCGGCCAGGATGATCCCCCGCCGCGCCGCGTAGCCGCGGAACACGGTGATGAACAGCTCGCGCCCGAAGATGATGGCCAGGATCCACCACGGCAGCTTCGCGTCCGCACCGCCGAACCAGGCGAACGGCGTCTCCGGCTCGCCGCCGTGCGAGAGCCAGTAGAAGGGGATGAAGGTGGCCGCGAGGAGGAGCTTGTCGGCCAGCGGGTCGGCCAGCTTGCCAAAGTCGGTGACCAGGTTGCGGCTGCGCGCCAGGCGCCCGTCGACCAGGTCGGAGAAGGCGGCGATGAGGAAGACGATGAAGGAGGCCAGCCGCACGCCGAACCCGTCGGTGAGGATCATGGGTGCCAGCAGCACCGCCAGCGCGATCCGGCCCAGGGTGATGGCGTTCGGCAGGTTCAGCCACGGCATGGGCTTGGCGGCCTCCACCCGGTCAGCTCAGCGACTTGATCACGAGCTTGCTCACCGCCTTCAGCGTGTCGAACACCCCGATCCCGCGCGTGGCCACCGCCTCGAAGTGCGGGATGCGGTTGGGGTTGAGCTGCGCCTCGAGCTCCTGCAGGCTGGAGGTGTTGGGAAGGTCGCGCTTGTTGTACTGGATGACGAAGGGGATCTCGCGCAGGTCCAGCCCGTACTCGGCCAGGTTCTCGTAGAGGTTGTGCATGCTCTCGATGTTGGCGTCGAGCCGCTCCACCTGGCTGTCGGCCACGAACACCACCCCGTCGACCCCCTTCAGGATGAGCTTGCGGCTGGCGTTGTAGTACACCTGCCCGGGCACGGTGTAGAGGTGGAAGCGCGTCTTGAAGCCGCGGATGGCGCCGAGGTCCACCGGGAGGAAGTCGAAGAAGAGCGTGCGCTCGGTTTCCGTGGCCAGCGAGATCAGCTTGCCGCGGGTGTTGGGCGCCACCTTCTCGTACACGTACTCCAGGTTGGTCGTCTTCCCGCACAGACCCGGGCCGTAGTACACGATCTTGCAGTTGATCTCGCGCGAGGCGTAGTTGATCATCGACATGTTCGGCCGCCTTTCTACAGGTCGCCGAACAGGCGGTCGATCTCGTCCTCCGCCTCGTCCACGAAGGCGCTCTCCACGCGCGCGCTCTGCGGCGCGGCGGCCGAACGGTCGAACATCTCGCGGAAGATCTCGGCGAGCTCGCGGACCACTCCCTTCACCTTGATGCGGATCATCCCCAGGGTCGTGCGGTTGTCGAAGAGCACCACCAGGATCACCCGGCGGGCCACGTCGGCCAGGTACATGCTCTCCTTCTCGCCCTGGTGGAAGAGCGAGGAGAACTCGTGCTCGCCGATCATGCTGGCCAGCTGGTCGTTGGCCGAGAAGTCGGCCGCGGCCAGCGACGAGAAGGCCACCGAGTCGAAGTCGGGCTTCTCGCCCGCGGTGGTCACCAGCTGCCCCGTGCGGTCCACGAGCAGGGCGCAGCGGGCGTTGGAATCGTAGAGGAAGCCCTGCAGGAGCCGGTCGATGCGCTGGAAGTCGCGCTCCTCGAAGCTCCAGCTGCTGGCGCCGCCGGCCATCAGGCGACCTCGCTCTCGCGGGTGGCCAGCTCGCCCTCGAGGCGCAGGAGCACGGCCTGCGCGCGCTTGCGCAGCAGCGGCCGCGGCTCCCAGGCCAGGAAGTCGCGCAGCAGCA harbors:
- a CDS encoding GTPase domain-containing protein produces the protein MSMINYASREINCKIVYYGPGLCGKTTNLEYVYEKVAPNTRGKLISLATETERTLFFDFLPVDLGAIRGFKTRFHLYTVPGQVYYNASRKLILKGVDGVVFVADSQVERLDANIESMHNLYENLAEYGLDLREIPFVIQYNKRDLPNTSSLQELEAQLNPNRIPHFEAVATRGIGVFDTLKAVSKLVIKSLS
- a CDS encoding alpha/beta hydrolase, whose amino-acid sequence is MSDGLLPPPDASATFRAADGVLLHSLSWPVERPRAVVLLSHGLGEHAGRYAALARDLAPRGIEVHALDHRGHGRSGGIRGHTPRWEALTEDFDAFARRLAEVAPAEVPLFLLGHSLGGLIAIRWLESPPAVPLRGAVLSAPLLGIAKEAARWKTALSGVLSKYLPWVPISNEVDPAELTHDSAYVRAYRDDPRVHDRITPRLYMEMVRAMRDAFAERDRIALPTLFIVPGADTIVREEATLRFAEGLRGDVTVKQYPGFHHESLNELERDRPISDLLAWMEARMEGAGDREDQGDPDTSGD
- a CDS encoding CDP-alcohol phosphatidyltransferase family protein; protein product: MPWLNLPNAITLGRIALAVLLAPMILTDGFGVRLASFIVFLIAAFSDLVDGRLARSRNLVTDFGKLADPLADKLLLAATFIPFYWLSHGGEPETPFAWFGGADAKLPWWILAIIFGRELFITVFRGYAARRGIILAAGRAGKLKAVFQNIATGAIIFWYALWSASREFGWDTRFWNGFWIPFHRIFVIVSLSIAVILTVWSLAVYLKSFRTLELQRKAAP
- a CDS encoding roadblock/LC7 domain-containing protein; this encodes MAGGASSWSFEERDFQRIDRLLQGFLYDSNARCALLVDRTGQLVTTAGEKPDFDSVAFSSLAAADFSANDQLASMIGEHEFSSLFHQGEKESMYLADVARRVILVVLFDNRTTLGMIRIKVKGVVRELAEIFREMFDRSAAAPQSARVESAFVDEAEDEIDRLFGDL